GCAGTTTAGCCAGTAGCCTCAACGAGTCGGCAAGGCAGCGGCTGAGCCGTCTGCGTTTCGGTATTGACTAGCTCTTCTTTCTCGGTTTGGTTAGTCTTGATGAGTCGTTTCGTCAAGGTCTCTATCAATATCAATGTCTGCGTCGGCAGCCTCAACCGAGTCTGATTCTTCTTTAGGCTGATTGAGGCGATTGATCAGGGAAAGCACGCGCGTCCCACGCTCAATAGAGCGGTCCTCCAGAAATACAATCTCTGGCGTGCGCCGTAGGCGCACCCGGTGCCCGATTTCGCTACGTACGTAACCTGTGGCTGACCTAAGCCCAGCCATGGTCGCTTCCCGAGCTTCGTCGGTTCCGTAGATACTTACGAATACCTTGGCTTTTTGCAGATCACCCGACACCTCGACATCGGTGACGCTAACCATGCCAGTCCCCACCCGGTCATCCTTGATGCCATTCAGCAGCATCTGGCTAATCTCGCGCTTGAGCTGCTCAGAGACTCGCGAGACACGTCGATCGGTTGCCATAACAAATTGCTTGGAACTGCTTGAAATGGATTAAGACTGGAATTCTAGGCTGCTGGCGCCAGACCTAACATCGCCTGAAGGGTTAGGGCAAAAAAGGCCAACACACCAACCAAGGCAGTGACCAGTGCAACAGCCGTCACAGGCTTTTTAAAGAGGGGCAACAGGGGTTCAGCTGCGACCCAAAAGATACCCAGCACAATCGTGATGAAAAACTGGGGGTAGCGAGCAACATTTCTCCAGAACTCTGCCATAGGGAGCTACGCTTCGCTCAGCTGGTAATGCTCGCCCATTTTAGCAACCTTTGCCTGAGCAATCTTCTAACAGGCAACTTTATAGGGATGGAGCACGGGTCAAGTTCGGTTATCCCGACCTGCCTAATATCCGGTCCTAGCACAGGAGCAGACGTTTAAGAGATATTAATAGATGGAGGAGACTGGCCTAACCGAGGGCGGGTTTTGCGGCCACGACACATAGATTAGGTGGGCAATGGGAAAGATCGTTGGCATTGACCTAGGTACAACCAACTCTGTGGTGGCCGTCATGGAGGGCGGACGCCCAGTTGTTATCGCAAACACTGAGGGACAACGCACAACCCCTTCAGTGGTTGGCTTCAGTAAGGATGGCGAGCGCTTGGTGGGGCAAATGGCCCGCCGTCAGTCAGTGCTCAATCCGCAGAATACCTTTTACTCAGTGAAACGCTTCATCGGGCGTAAGTACAGCGAACTCAACCCGGAGTCGAAGCGAGTCGCTTACACAATCCGTCGCGATGACACCGGCAATATCAAGATTAAGTGTCCACGCCTAGAGCGAGATTTCGCGCCGGAAGAAATCTCCGCCATGGTCCTGCGCAAACTCGCAGACGAGGCTAGTAAATATTTGGGCGTACCGGTGACCGGAGCAGTGATCACCGTTCCTGCCTATTTTGACGACTCACAGCGGCAGGCAACCCGGGACGCGGGACGCATTGCTGGCTTGGAAGTCAAGCGTATCCTTAACGAACCTACAGCCGCTTCTCTAGCCTACGGTTTAGATAAAAAGACGAGCGAAACGGTTCTGGTCTTTGATCTGGGCGGCGGCACCTTTGACGTGTCCATCTTGGAGGTCGGCGACGGCGTTTTTGAGGTTAAAGCGACCAGTGGCGATACTCAACTCGGTGGCAATGACTTTGATGATGCTGTTGTTGATTGGCTAGCCGAGCAATTTCTACGAGACGAAGGTATTGACCTGCGCAAGGACCGTCAGGCCCTACAACGCCTGACCGAAGCTTCGGAGAAAGCCAAGATCGAGCTGTCTAACGTCAGCGAGACGATGATCAATCTGCCCTTCATCACAGCAACCCAGGAAGGGCCAAAGCATCTAGACGCGCGCCTGACTCGGTCTCAGTTTGAGCAGTTGACCGAACACTTGCTAGAGCGAGTGCGGGGTCCGGTTGAGAAGGCGTTGCGAGACTCTGGGCTCAGCCGTAACCGCATTGATGAAGTCGTGATGGTCGGTGGCTCTACCCGAATTCCGGCGGTGCAAGCACTGGTGCGGGAGCTAGTGGGTAAAGAGCCTAACCAAAGCGTCAACCCTGACGAGGTGGTGGCAGTTGGTGCAGCTGTTCAAGCTGGCGTACTAGCGGGTGAAGTCAGAGACCTGCTGCTGCTAGACGTGACGCCACTTTCGATCGGCTTGGAGACGATTGGTGGCATTACCAACAAGCTCATTCCTCGCAACACCACGGTGCCCACCCGCAAATCTAAGGTCTTCTCAACGGCTGAGGATAACCAGCCGTTAGTAGAAGTGCATGTGGTCCAGGGTGAGCGCGAGATGGCGGATGATAATAAGTCCCTAGGCCGCTTCAAGCTGCAAGGCATTGAGCCTGCACCCCGGGGGATGCCTCAGATTGAAGTGACCTTCGACTTGGATGCCAATGGCATTCTTAACGTCTCAGCCCAGGATCTCAACACTGGGCGCGAGAAGCGAGTCACCATCCAGGGAGCTTCAACCCTCAAGCCAGAGGAAGTGGGTCGGATGATCCGCGACGCTGAAGCCTCCGCCAACACCGACCGGCAACGCCGCGACCGCATTGAGAAGCGCAACAAAGGCGAGAGCTTTATCTATCAGGCTGAGCGCCAACTCAAGGATCTGAGCCTGGGCTACGACGGCTATCAAATCTCTAGTGAGCTGCGGACTCGGATTGAAACCTTAGTCCGAGAGCTACGCGCTGGTCTCGAACGAGACGACGATGGCCTGATTGACCGCAAGCAGTCCGAGTTGCAAGAGGCACTTTACGATCTGTCACGAGAACTCTATCAACAGCGTGAGGCTGAAGAGTCTGACTGGTTTGGCGGTGGCGGCGGTCGTGAAGAAGAGCGCTACTCCCGCTCCTCTGGCGACGATGACTTCGACTGGGATGACATTCCTGACGAACCACCACCGCGCAACGACTACTCGCGGGGACGAGCCCCTGCTGATCGCCTCTCTGATCGCCCGAGTCGTGAACCTGCTCCTGAGCGTTCTAGCCGTGAGCCTGCTCCCTACCGGGATCGGAACGATGACTACTCCCGTCCCCGTAGTCGTCCCGCGCCTCCTCCCTCCCGTCCTCAATCTTCAAAGCCGTCCAAGGACGCTTGGGATGATGATGGATGGGGTAACGACGACGATGACTGGGTATAACCCCCTTGCTTCCGTGCCAGCTTAGACTATGCAAAACTTCCGCAATTACTACGACATCCTGGGCGTCAGCCGCGATGCCTCGATTGATGACATCAAGAAGGCATATCGCAAACTGGCCCGAAAGTATCACCCAGACTTGAACCCTGACGACAAGGCAGCGGAAGAGCGCTTCAAGGACGTTGGCGAAGCCTATGAAGTGCTCTCTGACCCTACGAAGCGAGCGCAGTACGACCAGTACGGCAAGTACTGGAAACAGGGCGGATTCCAGGGTGGCAATGCCCGCCGTGCACCACAGCAACCCAGCAGCAATGGTTGGTCGGGTGGCGACTTCGATACCAGCACCTATGGAGATGTTGATTTCAGTCGTTTTTCTGACTTCCAAGAGTTTATCGACAGCTTGCTGGGCCGCTTTCGGACCAGTGATGGGGGTCCCGGCGGGGGTGGGGGCGGACCTGAGGCTGAACGCAGCTACACCTACCGGCCAAGCGGCCAAACTTACACCACGGGTCCGCGCACCAGCACGCGGCGTGATGCTGAGGCAAAGTTAAATTTGCCGTTAGTGCGGGCCTATACCGGTGGTCGGGAGCGCATTCGCTTGGAAGATGGGCGTTCCTTGGAGATCAACATGCCCTCAGGCATGACCACAGGCCAACGGGTCCGCTTACGGGGCCAGGGTCCATCAGGGGGCGACCTCTACCTGGTGATCACGGTGCTGCCCCACAGCTTCTTTAAGCTGGAGGGCTCAGATATCCAGTGTCAGGTTCCCATTAGCCCAGCAGAGGCGGCTTTGGGGAGACAGATCGAGGTACCCACTCTGGATGGGCCAGTCAGTGTTAATGTGCCGGCGGGCGTGAAGTCAGGGCAACGTTTACGTCTAGCAGGTAAGGGCTATCCCAAAGTCAATAGCGTTCGCGGTGACCAGTTTGTAGAGCTGCAGATTGTCGTACCCCGATCGCTGTCCGCCCGCGAACGCGAACTGTACGAGCAACTGCAAAAAGTTCAATCTCCAGACCTACGAGCTAATCTCGTCGGTTAAGCGCCGATGGATTACTCAACGAGTCAACTAGTTGACTGGCATGACTGCACTTGTAGGCTTGCCCTTCTAGGAGGCTGGCTTTAGAGGTTCATCTTGAGGGGCAGGAGCCGTGCTGCCATTGAGTTGAACCGTCCATTGGGGCCAGTTAGTCTCTCCCAACAGGCCTGCTTTGAATAACGCCCGCTCTGGATGTTGGCGGCTCCAGCCCAACAGAATCGCGTTCGAGTAGTTAATGCGGTTGGGCGCCAGGGTATAGGTTCGACGCTGCTGTTGGTCCCAAATCAAGGCGTAGTCTGAGATAAAGTCGGTGGCATTACCACCCTGAAAGTCCCGACAAAGCACGCGATCGCCCCGAGCCGACCAGGCAATGGGCACTAGCACGCCAAAGCCCACAACAGTGCCTGCTTGACCATTTGAACTAAGGCCCTCACGAGGCGTAGAGGCAGCAATGGCTTGCAACTGCTGGGTTTGCAAATCTTGCAAGAACAAGACACTGCTGACGCTCGTATCGGTTACTTGAGGTTTAGCCTGGATTAACAGACGACTGTAGACGGCAAAGCGTCCATCTGGCGAACGCAGCAGGGGTGTACGCTCAAAGACGGTTTGAGGTCGGTTCTGTTGCTGAGCCCGAGCTTGTACTGTTTGGATCTGCTGCCAGGGAATCGGAATGCTGCTACCCAACGGATCGGTAGAGACTTCGCCTTGCTGGAGCTTAGTTAGAAAGGACCGGCTCTGAGCAAGACTACCGGGTGTCCATACGGTCAAACCAACGATCAGTGCTGCTAGCGAGACACTAAAAGCGGCCAAAGGCTTAAACATAGGTGTGACCCTTGCTTTGAGAGACGTTGCGGCTACGTGTGAGGAGCGATCACCGAGACCGCAGGTCTTCGTCCACCCTGGTTGCTTTCAGTCTAGCGGCTACCCCAGTTAGCGTCGCTATTTTGTCAGCAGACCAAGAGCAGAAATGGCTGCTTTCAGTCAACTCTGCTCTACCACACCGGGCAACCCATGAATTGGTGGATTTTTAAAGTGGTTTCACTAATTAGAAGGCTTAAGTTTTAGAAAGCTTAAAAAAGGATGACGGTAGGGAGAGAACCAAAATGGGACAGGCGGTGACAAGCACTGAGGATCTCAGCCGTCAGTTGCCTCGTTTTGGTGTTCTTTATTTTGGTGTTTGGTATGGATTTGACATTGATTTGACATTGATTATCGGCATTTGTTCTTGACCAGAAGCTGATGCAGCTACAGTTGTGGGCAGTTAGTGGACGAACGAGCCAGTAGGAGAGGGGAATGCCACGGTTGATTGTGGTGACCGGGGTGAGTCAGGGTTTGGGGCGAGTGATGACTGAGCACTTTGCCCAGGCAGGACACACGGTGCTGGGCTGTGCCCGTTCGCAGGCAGCAATAGAGCAGCTGAGGCAACAGTTGGGCAGTCCTCACGACTTTGCCATGGTCGATGTTGCAGCAGATGCTCAGGTCGCAGGTTGGGCTGAGCGTCTGCTGGCTAATTATGGTCCTCCGGATCTGCTGATTAACAATGCAGCATTGATTAATGCTTTGGCGCCACTGTGGCAGGTCAGCGCTGAGGAATTTTCTCGCCTTATTGATGTAAATATCAAAGGTGTTGCCAATGTCATTCGTCACTTCGTGCCCGCCATGATTGAGCGGCGACGTGGTGTTATTGTCAACTTCAGTTCGGGTTGGGGTCGCTCAGCGTCAGCCGAAGTTGCTCCCTACTGTGCTTCTAAATGGGCCATTGAAGGGCTAACTCGCGCCTTGGCTCAGGAACTACCGCAGGGCATGGCGGCAGTTGCTCTCAATCCTGGCATCATTCATACTGACATGTTGGACGTTTGCTTTGGTGAAGAAGCAGCTGACTATCCAGATCCAGAAACCTGGGCCCGCAAAGCAGTTCCTTTTATCTTGAAGTTGCAGCCCAAAGACAATGGTTTGCCCTTGACGGCTCCTATTTAGCCTCCTCTGAATAATTAGAACATCTGGCCATCGAACATCTGGCCATCTAAGGCAGAGGAGATTAGGATTTGCTCGTGGTTCAGAAAGGCACAAGGCAGTGATAGACAAAGGGGTAAGAGCAGCGATGGCAACGCTATTGTTTGCTGCTCTAGGTTGGCCAACCCTTGCTACGGCTGAGGATTTGAAGTCTATTGCGCAAGCTCACTCCACGCCCTCTTCTGTTGATACCAATCGCTCGATGCTAGAGTTTCTGTCTGAGAGTTTGGAGGCGGCAAACCAGATCGAAGATCGAGTGGCCCGCTCAACAGTCTTATCGGAAATAGCCAGTCAATACGCCAAGATTGGGCAGACAGAAAGAGCCATTCAAGTTCTGTCCCAAGCCTTAGAAACGGCAAATACAATTCCAGAGCCTAGCGAGCAAGCACCTGTCTTGATGGCACTAGCCACTCGGTACGCTGAGCTTGGGCAGGCTGATAGTGCGACCCGGGTACTTGAACAAGCCCTGACGGTGATTAACCGCATTGAGGAAATGACCACTAGGGTCAATTTACTCTCTACCATTGCCCTCAAATATGCCAGTTTGGGCCGTAGCGATACTGCTGCAGAAATTCTGTCCCGGACATTGACTGAAGTTGCCCTTCAAGCTGCACCAACGGATCCGGATCGAGCCAACCAAAATCTAGCTCAGGCTTCAGAGGTTGCTCAGCTCATTGGCAATCTTCCTACACGGGTGAGTGTACTCTCTGAGATTGCAACTGCCTATACCCAAACGGGACAGGCTGATCTCGGTGCCCAGCTTCTGGATCAGGCAATAGCCAGCATTGATGCCAGTGGAGCCGTTGCGGCAGCTGAAAACAAACCGACTGCCCCCGTCACCCAACCAGTCACCCAAGCCGCCGCTCAGCGGCCGTTTCTTGAACCGATTCCATTGCGAGGCAGGGTTGGTTTAAGTGGCAATCTGAACACTGAGGCAACGACTACCAGCTTGATCGGCTTGTCGGCCAATGTTTTACGTCAATGGTCCCGAGAACGAGTTGAAGCTAGATTCAATGTTGCCAATGATTTTGATAGCAATCGTCGACCTTATAACGAACAATTCCTTGGAGATTTTAGTAGTCAATATCGATATTATGTCAGTCAGTATTCCTATACTTATGTTCGACTGGAAGCGCTGAGGGATATTCGTAATAGCATCAAATTGCGAGCCAGTTTATTTCCTGGTTTTGGCTGGAATTTGTGGCGGCGGAGCGAATTTCAGAGCCTTGATTTAGAAGGTGGCTTTGGGGTTCAGTACGAAAATAGCGGCCCTAAGCTCTCAGACACGCGCACTCGCTTCAATCCCACCGTACTTCAGGTTGCGGTCATCTACAGAAGTCTTTTGTTTGAGGATGTTCGATTCACCCAAAGATTTGAAGCTAATACTCCCTTCAATCAGTTTGAAGATTACAACCTAGCTTCCACTACGGCCTTTTCCATTCCCTTTGGTGAGCAGTGGTCATTGACCAATGCCGTGATTTTCAAGTTTGATGGCACACCGCCCAACAACACGCCTAACTTGAACGTCAATTTTAGAGTTGGTGTAGAATACTCGTTTTAATTTTTCAGTTAATTCCCTTTTCCATCGGTAGTTACCCGCACCCGCTCTAAGCCAGAGTAGACATTAAATCGTTCCTGGCGCAGGAAGCCAATCAAAGTAATTCCGAACTCCTGAGCCAGGGACACGGCTAGACTGCTGGGTGCTGAAATTGCACAAACAATTGAAACTTGGGCGGCCAAACATTTCTGCAAAATTTCATAGCTTGCCCGCCCACTCACCAGCACAATCTGATTGGTGAGCGGCAATCGGCCCTTGAGCAAGGCTGAACCCACTAACTTATCCAGCGCATTGTGCCGTCCTACATCTTCGCGTAGGGCTAGCAATTCCCCTTGGACATTAAACAAAGCCGCAGCATGTAAGCC
The window above is part of the Leptolyngbya sp. FACHB-261 genome. Proteins encoded here:
- the rbfA gene encoding 30S ribosome-binding factor RbfA; the protein is MATDRRVSRVSEQLKREISQMLLNGIKDDRVGTGMVSVTDVEVSGDLQKAKVFVSIYGTDEAREATMAGLRSATGYVRSEIGHRVRLRRTPEIVFLEDRSIERGTRVLSLINRLNQPKEESDSVEAADADIDIDRDLDETTHQD
- a CDS encoding DUF751 family protein — protein: MAEFWRNVARYPQFFITIVLGIFWVAAEPLLPLFKKPVTAVALVTALVGVLAFFALTLQAMLGLAPAA
- the dnaK gene encoding molecular chaperone DnaK, encoding MGKIVGIDLGTTNSVVAVMEGGRPVVIANTEGQRTTPSVVGFSKDGERLVGQMARRQSVLNPQNTFYSVKRFIGRKYSELNPESKRVAYTIRRDDTGNIKIKCPRLERDFAPEEISAMVLRKLADEASKYLGVPVTGAVITVPAYFDDSQRQATRDAGRIAGLEVKRILNEPTAASLAYGLDKKTSETVLVFDLGGGTFDVSILEVGDGVFEVKATSGDTQLGGNDFDDAVVDWLAEQFLRDEGIDLRKDRQALQRLTEASEKAKIELSNVSETMINLPFITATQEGPKHLDARLTRSQFEQLTEHLLERVRGPVEKALRDSGLSRNRIDEVVMVGGSTRIPAVQALVRELVGKEPNQSVNPDEVVAVGAAVQAGVLAGEVRDLLLLDVTPLSIGLETIGGITNKLIPRNTTVPTRKSKVFSTAEDNQPLVEVHVVQGEREMADDNKSLGRFKLQGIEPAPRGMPQIEVTFDLDANGILNVSAQDLNTGREKRVTIQGASTLKPEEVGRMIRDAEASANTDRQRRDRIEKRNKGESFIYQAERQLKDLSLGYDGYQISSELRTRIETLVRELRAGLERDDDGLIDRKQSELQEALYDLSRELYQQREAEESDWFGGGGGREEERYSRSSGDDDFDWDDIPDEPPPRNDYSRGRAPADRLSDRPSREPAPERSSREPAPYRDRNDDYSRPRSRPAPPPSRPQSSKPSKDAWDDDGWGNDDDDWV
- a CDS encoding DnaJ C-terminal domain-containing protein; this encodes MQNFRNYYDILGVSRDASIDDIKKAYRKLARKYHPDLNPDDKAAEERFKDVGEAYEVLSDPTKRAQYDQYGKYWKQGGFQGGNARRAPQQPSSNGWSGGDFDTSTYGDVDFSRFSDFQEFIDSLLGRFRTSDGGPGGGGGGPEAERSYTYRPSGQTYTTGPRTSTRRDAEAKLNLPLVRAYTGGRERIRLEDGRSLEINMPSGMTTGQRVRLRGQGPSGGDLYLVITVLPHSFFKLEGSDIQCQVPISPAEAALGRQIEVPTLDGPVSVNVPAGVKSGQRLRLAGKGYPKVNSVRGDQFVELQIVVPRSLSARERELYEQLQKVQSPDLRANLVG
- a CDS encoding SDR family oxidoreductase, with the translated sequence MPRLIVVTGVSQGLGRVMTEHFAQAGHTVLGCARSQAAIEQLRQQLGSPHDFAMVDVAADAQVAGWAERLLANYGPPDLLINNAALINALAPLWQVSAEEFSRLIDVNIKGVANVIRHFVPAMIERRRGVIVNFSSGWGRSASAEVAPYCASKWAIEGLTRALAQELPQGMAAVALNPGIIHTDMLDVCFGEEAADYPDPETWARKAVPFILKLQPKDNGLPLTAPI
- a CDS encoding DUF481 domain-containing protein, giving the protein MATLLFAALGWPTLATAEDLKSIAQAHSTPSSVDTNRSMLEFLSESLEAANQIEDRVARSTVLSEIASQYAKIGQTERAIQVLSQALETANTIPEPSEQAPVLMALATRYAELGQADSATRVLEQALTVINRIEEMTTRVNLLSTIALKYASLGRSDTAAEILSRTLTEVALQAAPTDPDRANQNLAQASEVAQLIGNLPTRVSVLSEIATAYTQTGQADLGAQLLDQAIASIDASGAVAAAENKPTAPVTQPVTQAAAQRPFLEPIPLRGRVGLSGNLNTEATTTSLIGLSANVLRQWSRERVEARFNVANDFDSNRRPYNEQFLGDFSSQYRYYVSQYSYTYVRLEALRDIRNSIKLRASLFPGFGWNLWRRSEFQSLDLEGGFGVQYENSGPKLSDTRTRFNPTVLQVAVIYRSLLFEDVRFTQRFEANTPFNQFEDYNLASTTAFSIPFGEQWSLTNAVIFKFDGTPPNNTPNLNVNFRVGVEYSF